The Desulfovibrio piger DNA segment TCGAGAACTATTCCTTTGTCCAGAACAATCCGGTTTCTCGTGCCTTGCAGGGAATGATCGATCTGCTGGAAGAACAGGCTCTGGAAAAGGATACCGTTGTCCTGTCACGCTTTTACGAATCCGTGAAGATGCGCGTTGCCGGGATCGATAACGCTGAGGGCAGACAGCGTATCATCGTTGAGCTGTACGACAAATTTTTCCGCACCGCCTTCCCTTTGACCGTGGAAAAATTGGGCATCGTCTACACTCCGGTGGAGATCGTGGATTTTATCAACCGTTCTGTAGCGGATGTTTTGCAGGCGGTATTCGGTCGTTCCCTTTCCGATGAGAACGTGCATATCCTTGATCCCTTTACCGGAACAGGAACTTTCATTGCTCGCATGATCGAAAGCGGTCTCATCACTCCGGAAGCATTGCCTCGCAAATACAAACACGAACTCCATGCTAACGAGATAGTCCTGCTGGCCTATTATATCGCCTCTATCAACATCGAGAACGCCTACCACGCTACTCAGGGGGAAAACACTGCCTACACTCCGTTCAATGGCATCTGCCTGACGGATACTTTCCAGCTGGGAGAAACAGACGATACCAATCGGCTCTATACGCCTGCTCTACAGCAAAATTCTGAACGCGTACAGGCACAGCAAAAATCTCCCATCCAAGTCATCATCGGCAACCCTCCATATTCTGTGGGCCAGAAATCCGAAAATGACGATGCAAAAAATCAGTCATACAAAAAACTTGAAAAGCGTATTGCTGATACATATGTATTAAATTCTAAAGCAAAGCTCAGCAAAAGTGTCTATGACACATATATTAAGGCATTTCGCTTTGCTTCAGATAGAATTGACGCAAAAACCGGAGGAATAGTCGCATTTGTCACAAATGCAGGATGGCTGGATGGCAATGCGATGGACGGTTTCCGCAAATGCCTGGAAGATGAATTCAGTGCTGTTTATGTCTTCAATCTGCGTGGGAACCAAAGGACGAGCGGAGAGACTTCTCGACGGGAAGGTGGAAAAATCTTTGGCTCTGGTAGCCGGACTCCCATTGCCATCACTGTCCTTGTCAAAAAGCCTGGCCATCAGGGTAAAGCAGTTATCCAGTACCATGACATCGGTGACTACCTGAGCCGGGAAGAGAAACTTGCCATCATCGCCCAAAAGCGCAGCATCCTTGATTCCAGCATGGAATGGACACAGCTCCACCCCAATACTCATGGGGACTGGCTCAATCAGCGTAACGATTTATTTAGCTCATTTATAGCGCTTGGCGATAAAGACAAAAGTAAAAATACCATATTTTCAGTATATTCTGGCGGATTATTAACGAGTAGAGATAGCTGGTGTTATAATTTTTCGAGAGAAAAATTATCAGTAAATATGCAGGAAACAATAAGTTTCTATAACGATATGGTTAGCTCCGGAAGCGATAGCTCTGCTCTAAATCCCCAAAAAATTAGCTGGTCTCGAGCTATACAAAAAGATTTTATAAAAGGAGTGCGAAAAAAATTCAAAGTTGAATGTCTAAATGTTTCTTTGTACCGGCCATTTTGTAGAGTGCATACTTATTTTTCAGCAGATTTCAATGAAATGCTTTACAAAATACCTCTGCTATTTCCTGAAAAAAATATTAAAAATTTACTTATTTGTATTCCAGGCATAGGGGGTGATTGGAATAAATCACTACCGATTGCTACAAATATGATTCCAGATTTTCATCTTCAAAATATCGGAGCACAATGCTTCCCTCTCTATTACTATGAAAAACGCTCTGCTTATCAGCCGACGCTTTTTGACACTGGTAATGAGGAATACACGCGTAAGGATGGCATCACCAACTTCATTCTGGAACGCTGCCGGGAAAGCTATGGCCCCAAAGTGACCAAGGAAGACATCTTCTACTACGTCTATGGCTTGCTGCACTCCCCTGACTACCGGAAAGCCTTTGCTGCGGATCTGAAAAAGATGCTGCCTCGTATCCCCCTGGTGGAGAAACCTGCGGATTTCTGGGCATTCAGCAAGGCAGGAAGAACTCTGGCAGACCTGCACCTCAACTATGAGACTCAGCCCGCATGTGGAGAAGTAGTTGTCGAAGGAGCTGAGCACGGCAATTTCCATGTGGAGAAGATGCGCTTCCCTGACAAGAAAGATAAATCTGTCATCGAGTTCAACCCCTGGATCAAGCTGACCAACATCCCTCTGGAAGCCTACGATTACGTGGTCAATGGTCGATCCGCCATCGAGTGGGTTATGGAGCGCTATCAGATCAAGACCGACAAAGCCAGCGGCATTACCAACGATCCTAACGACTGGGCACAAGAACAGGGTAAGCCAAGGTATATCCTCGACTTGCTCCTGAGTGTGATTACGGTGAGTCTAGAAACAATGAAAATTGAGAAGAAACTGCCTTCGCTTCTTTAGCGAAAATAAAACTATAATTTTAGATATACTTTACACAAATTAGGAGGATACATGTTTTTATCAAAAATAGCTATGAAGAATTTTAGAAAATATATAGACACTACAGTTGATTTTCATAAAGGTCTCAATGCATTAATAGGAGAAAACAATTCTGGGAAAAGTGCTATCATCGATGCAATCAAAATTGTTTTTAATACTCAGAGTGCTGAAAGCATAAGAGTAACTGACGATGATTTTCATATCAGCGAAAATAATGCAAGATCTTCAGAACTAAGCATTAATTGTGTGATCGAAGATCTAAGCGATGATGAAGCAAAAAATTTCATTGAGTATGCAAGCTTTACCAAGTCAAGTGAAACATCCTCCTGTAACGTAAAAATTTATTTATATTTTCGTGCATGGAAAGAAGGAAATAGAATTTTTTCTTCATTAAGAGCTGGGAATCCTGAAAATGGACCATTTCTTGATGGCAGAGCTAGAGAACTACTTAAATGTGTTTATCTAAGGCCACTACGAGATGCTGAGCGCGAAATGCATAGTGGAAAAAATTCTAGGATTTCACAAATTTTATATAACCACCCCCTATTTATTGATAAAGAAGATAATAAGCTAGTTGATATTCTAAAGAATGCAAACAATGACATTGAAAGATATTTTTTAAATGAAGACGGTTGTTCAATCTTATCAAATCTTCGAGAAACTTTGCGAGAATTTATTTCTGACTCAGATAATAACAAGGCTTCCATCGAAACATCCTCAGCAAGGTTGAAGCAAATACTTGAAAGTCTATCTCTAGCTGCACCAGAAACTAATCCAGGACTCGGTACTCACAATCTTCTTTTTATCGCAGCTGAATTATTACTGCTAGGAGAAAATATAAACGGTAGCCTGAAACTAGCTCTCATCGAAGAACTGGAAGCCCATTTACATCCGCAAGCGCAGCTTAGATTAATTGATTATTTACAAAAAAAATATAATGAATTAGGTGTTCAAATTATCATCTCAACGCATAGTCCGATATTAGCTTCCAAAATAAATGTAAAAAATCTTATTCTTATTAAGGATCAAAATGCTTATGATTTAGTGCCTGAGCGAACACAACTTAGCAAAGGTGATTATTTATTCCTACAAAGATTTTTAGACTCAACAAAAGCCAATTTTTTCTTTGCTAAGGGAATCATCATGGTTGAAGGTGATGCCGAAGCTTTGTTTATTCCTATTTTGGCAGATATATTGGGTATCAATTTAGAGAAATTTGGAATATCTATTGTAAAAGTAGGAAGCGTAGGTTTTTTTAGGTATTCAAATATATTTCTTAGATCTAATGGAGATGCAATTCCTATCCCTGTATCAGTTATTACTGACTGCGACATTGCGCCTCAGTATAAGGAAAGGATTTTTGATATAAGAATTGCTGAGACAGCAAAAGCAATTATGGAAAAAGAGAGAAAGTATACAAAAGGGAATATTCGGGCATTTATTGCACCAAGATGGACATTTGAATATTCAATAGGATTGAGTTGTCTCAGTAATATGCTATACGAATCTATTTTCCAAGCAAATAAAATAGAAAACAGCGAACAATATGCATTGACAAGTAAAAAAATAGAAAAAGTTGAAAAGGAATTAGAGGAATTCAAGAGTACATTATCAGGACTTTCCTCTGATGAAGTAGCCTATAAATTTTATCATGACTGTTTACTAAGTAAAAAAACATCTAAAGCTATTGTTGCACAGTGTTTAGCTAGTAATCTAAAATGGTCGGTAGTAAATTTTTCAAATCAAGAAAATACTCCCCCTTCAAAGGAACTTATGTTTAATCTAGATTTATATCAAACTAAAATAAATGAGGATAAACGTATTGAATTAAAAGATAGATTTGAAAATGATCCGTATCTGAGGTATATAATAGATGCGATCAAACATGCAGCTAAAATAGGATAATAAATGAACTCTATAGCTGATTTTTCTGCACTCGAAAACTTGCTTTTACCTCCGGGGAGTCAGTTCTCCGATGATGCGCGTGCAGTGATTAATTGCTGGGAAAGTAAGGATATACTAGCTTGTCCTGGAAGTGGAAAAACTACCGTACTGCTTGCAAAACTGAAATTACTTTCTGATAGACTTCCTTTTCCGGATGGTTGCGGAATCTGTGTCTTATCTCATACAAATGTTGCTGTTAACGAACTCAAAAATAAATTAGGAGATAGCTCTAATTTATTATTATCTTATCCTAATTTTGTAGGAACTATTCAGGTATTTATCAACCAGTTTATTCTATTCCCTTTTTTAAGGGATAAGGTAGCCTCCCCAATATGTTTAGTGAGTAATGAAGAATATGCCAAATATCTACATATATTAATAAGGAATGAATACAAAAAAATAGATAAGCTGCTCAATGCACATTTTCGATATCGCAACAACAGATTTACATCAATAAGTGAGCTAATAGAAAATATATATGTTGATGAACATGGCCTTAAAATAAAAAATGAAAGAAATTACATAGCAGGCAGAGACAATGATGCTTTCAGAGAGTATTTGAAGGCTACTCAAGACTTACTATTTACAAAAGGGATACTTAGATATGACGATACATATAAGCATGTAAAATATATTTTTGATCAATATGGAGATTTATTAAAAAATATAATATCAAAACGTTTTTCTTTTGTATTTGTTGATGAATATCAAGACTGCTCTAGAGTTCAAAAAGAAATTTTGGACAGTCTTTTTTCTAATACAGATACGATATTTCAAAAAATTGGCGACATAGATCAAGCAATATATAATAATGCATACGCTGAAGATAGTTTATGGAATACTGCTCATAATCACCTAGAAATTGCTTGTTCAAATAGATATGGGCAAGAAATTGCAGATATATTGACATTCTTTCGAAGCAAGCAGCCCCCTATTATTGCCACAAGAGGGAATATAGATATCCCTCCAACGTTATTTGTATATACAGAAGAATCTCGACATCAAGTCATACAAAAATTTATAGATAAGATAAAATATTATAATCTTGAAAGGGAAGGAGGGGTTTTTAAAGCAATTGGAATTTTTCACAATGTGAAGGGATTAAAGATAAGAGACTATTGGGATAAATTTGAGAATAAAAAAAATGCTGCTCCAGAAAGTAACTATCATTATTTTCTCACAAACATAGTCGAAGCGTTGGATAGTGGAAATATATTTCTAGCTGAAAACTATGTAAGAAAGTTACTATGCAAAATATTCCATATTCTAGATATAAAAAACTCCAATAATAAGTATTACACAATGGAATCTATAAAGACTTATTTATATGCACAGGATCCTATAGATTTTAGAGAATCCATATTAAATTTAATGAGAACGACGGACAGCTCATATTGTGGGATAAAAAGAGAAATTGATGAAATCATCTCATCCTTCTTTGGATGTAATTTATTCGATCAACTTCCAGATTCATTTATAAAAGGAAGTTATTCGAATTCGTGCACTACCTATGGATGTGAAGGTAGTTGTATAGAAATAAAGTTTGATACTGTATATGGAGTTAAAGGAGAAACCCATGATGCAACTTTATATTTGGAAACAGAAACTAGAAATAGTTCTGATATAATCCGCGTCATAAAAAAAATAGATGCATTAGCAAAAAACAAAACTCTAGAGGATCGCAATGGCCTTTACGAAAGGAGTTCTCGTTGTGTATATGTTGGACTATCCCGTCCCAAAAATTTACTATGCTTAGCTATTAGAAAGAGTACATACGATAG contains these protein-coding regions:
- a CDS encoding DEAD/DEAH box helicase produces the protein MTFRDILAKFRNISFSERDKGDRFERLMQAFLQTVPWYEGKFQHVWLWKEFPYKNNLGGKDTGIDLVAQTVEGDFWAIQCKCYDEKARIDKPAVDSFLATSSKQFVNDQLQTTSFALRLWISTTNKWGSEAENAIRYQDPPVQRISLADLESAPVDWSVLEKGISGAQARQSKKTPRPHQQAAITAFHEHFQSNDRGKLIMACGTGKTYTSLKIAENQTGGKGLVLFLAPSIALVGQTLREWTAEASSSIFPICICSDPEVSKSKTKADDEHDGYSVTDLAFPASTDVDEIVRQLRLAEKFHTDGLTVVFSTYQSIAVIARAQKEFQREFDLIICDEAHRTTGVTLKDEEESAFVKVHDNAFIHAKKRMYMTATPRLYAETSKKKAQEADAYLCSMDDEAMYGQEVFRIGFGEAVDKNLLADYKVLVLTLSENQIPAALQAAVADRTKEIDTDDASKLIGCINALSKRMLIDEGLLKTSDPSPMRKAVAFCQNIKISKKISAVFNDFKDSYYDSLTQAERDEMVGVAAQHVDGTMPATTRDEKLSWLNASPSDGNECRILTNVRCLSEGVDVPSLDAVLFLSARNSQIDVVQSVGRVMRTAPGKKFGYIIIPVLIPSNVSPEEALNDNKRFAVVWTVLNALRAHDDRFSATVNKIDLNRHKPAGGGSVLIGSIGGDSSQSDQDESDIGHKGDGKRPPAQLPLPIPQLEELKNAIYARMVQKVGNKRYWEQWAADVAKIAQGYIERINRLIAVPGPHKDAFDEFLSGLRKNINPSVTPGEVVEMLAQHLITKPVFEALFENYSFVQNNPVSRALQGMIDLLEEQALEKDTVVLSRFYESVKMRVAGIDNAEGRQRIIVELYDKFFRTAFPLTVEKLGIVYTPVEIVDFINRSVADVLQAVFGRSLSDENVHILDPFTGTGTFIARMIESGLITPEALPRKYKHELHANEIVLLAYYIASINIENAYHATQGENTAYTPFNGICLTDTFQLGETDDTNRLYTPALQQNSERVQAQQKSPIQVIIGNPPYSVGQKSENDDAKNQSYKKLEKRIADTYVLNSKAKLSKSVYDTYIKAFRFASDRIDAKTGGIVAFVTNAGWLDGNAMDGFRKCLEDEFSAVYVFNLRGNQRTSGETSRREGGKIFGSGSRTPIAITVLVKKPGHQGKAVIQYHDIGDYLSREEKLAIIAQKRSILDSSMEWTQLHPNTHGDWLNQRNDLFSSFIALGDKDKSKNTIFSVYSGGLLTSRDSWCYNFSREKLSVNMQETISFYNDMVSSGSDSSALNPQKISWSRAIQKDFIKGVRKKFKVECLNVSLYRPFCRVHTYFSADFNEMLYKIPLLFPEKNIKNLLICIPGIGGDWNKSLPIATNMIPDFHLQNIGAQCFPLYYYEKRSAYQPTLFDTGNEEYTRKDGITNFILERCRESYGPKVTKEDIFYYVYGLLHSPDYRKAFAADLKKMLPRIPLVEKPADFWAFSKAGRTLADLHLNYETQPACGEVVVEGAEHGNFHVEKMRFPDKKDKSVIEFNPWIKLTNIPLEAYDYVVNGRSAIEWVMERYQIKTDKASGITNDPNDWAQEQGKPRYILDLLLSVITVSLETMKIEKKLPSLL
- a CDS encoding ATP-dependent nuclease, coding for MFLSKIAMKNFRKYIDTTVDFHKGLNALIGENNSGKSAIIDAIKIVFNTQSAESIRVTDDDFHISENNARSSELSINCVIEDLSDDEAKNFIEYASFTKSSETSSCNVKIYLYFRAWKEGNRIFSSLRAGNPENGPFLDGRARELLKCVYLRPLRDAEREMHSGKNSRISQILYNHPLFIDKEDNKLVDILKNANNDIERYFLNEDGCSILSNLRETLREFISDSDNNKASIETSSARLKQILESLSLAAPETNPGLGTHNLLFIAAELLLLGENINGSLKLALIEELEAHLHPQAQLRLIDYLQKKYNELGVQIIISTHSPILASKINVKNLILIKDQNAYDLVPERTQLSKGDYLFLQRFLDSTKANFFFAKGIIMVEGDAEALFIPILADILGINLEKFGISIVKVGSVGFFRYSNIFLRSNGDAIPIPVSVITDCDIAPQYKERIFDIRIAETAKAIMEKERKYTKGNIRAFIAPRWTFEYSIGLSCLSNMLYESIFQANKIENSEQYALTSKKIEKVEKELEEFKSTLSGLSSDEVAYKFYHDCLLSKKTSKAIVAQCLASNLKWSVVNFSNQENTPPSKELMFNLDLYQTKINEDKRIELKDRFENDPYLRYIIDAIKHAAKIG
- a CDS encoding UvrD-helicase domain-containing protein, giving the protein MNSIADFSALENLLLPPGSQFSDDARAVINCWESKDILACPGSGKTTVLLAKLKLLSDRLPFPDGCGICVLSHTNVAVNELKNKLGDSSNLLLSYPNFVGTIQVFINQFILFPFLRDKVASPICLVSNEEYAKYLHILIRNEYKKIDKLLNAHFRYRNNRFTSISELIENIYVDEHGLKIKNERNYIAGRDNDAFREYLKATQDLLFTKGILRYDDTYKHVKYIFDQYGDLLKNIISKRFSFVFVDEYQDCSRVQKEILDSLFSNTDTIFQKIGDIDQAIYNNAYAEDSLWNTAHNHLEIACSNRYGQEIADILTFFRSKQPPIIATRGNIDIPPTLFVYTEESRHQVIQKFIDKIKYYNLEREGGVFKAIGIFHNVKGLKIRDYWDKFENKKNAAPESNYHYFLTNIVEALDSGNIFLAENYVRKLLCKIFHILDIKNSNNKYYTMESIKTYLYAQDPIDFRESILNLMRTTDSSYCGIKREIDEIISSFFGCNLFDQLPDSFIKGSYSNSCTTYGCEGSCIEIKFDTVYGVKGETHDATLYLETETRNSSDIIRVIKKIDALAKNKTLEDRNGLYERSSRCVYVGLSRPKNLLCLAIRKSTYDRYPSFFSKWHIEHI